One Rosa chinensis cultivar Old Blush chromosome 3, RchiOBHm-V2, whole genome shotgun sequence DNA window includes the following coding sequences:
- the LOC112191598 gene encoding uncharacterized protein LOC112191598, producing MLRQRLIQTLRTRGGSATGPSRWTSPGHEEQPKGYLFNRTPLPPGQSRKWEDWELPCYVTSFLTIVILGVGLNAKPDLTIETWAHQKALERLEIEQAGLPAESE from the coding sequence ATGCTCCGCCAGCGCCTCATCCAAACCCTCCGAACCCGCGGCGGCTCCGCCACCGGTCCGAGCCGCTGGACCAGTCCCGGCCACGAAGAACAGCCCAAAGGCTACCTCTTCAACCGAACCCCTCTACCTCCAGGCCAGTCTCGAAAATGGGAGGATTGGGAGCTCCCCTGCTACGTCACCAGCTTCCTCACCATCGTCATCCTCGGCGTCGGACTCAATGCCAAGCCCGATCTCACCATCGAGACCTGGGCCCACCAGAAGGCCCTTGAGCGCCTCGAGATCGAGCAGGCCGGCCTTCCGGCTGAATCCGAATGA